A window from Lactiplantibacillus pentosus encodes these proteins:
- a CDS encoding recombination system host exonuclease inhibitor yields the protein MMLQEQLDTLNASEDRMKLRGPDEPLPILHTNYWQFENDERDHIEDADDFCYDADEFDKAQLFQDYIDNNSFKRWATDMQANMLSGLCIVTFGSTNVDIPYPDEGTETNWQWLIDVFGEARMWDELLVHVDTATMMERLGYHWVSEEE from the coding sequence ATGATGTTGCAAGAACAGCTAGACACGCTTAACGCAAGTGAGGACCGCATGAAGTTGCGCGGCCCTGATGAGCCATTACCAATCTTACACACAAATTACTGGCAATTTGAGAACGATGAACGTGATCATATCGAAGATGCTGATGACTTTTGCTACGACGCTGACGAATTTGATAAAGCACAACTGTTCCAAGATTACATTGATAACAATAGCTTTAAACGGTGGGCTACTGATATGCAAGCCAATATGCTAAGCGGGTTATGTATCGTCACTTTCGGGTCAACGAATGTTGACATTCCTTATCCGGATGAAGGCACTGAAACGAATTGGCAATGGCTAATTGATGTATTTGGTGAAGCCAGAATGTGGGACGAGTTACTGGTACATGTCGATACAGCTACCATGATGGAGCGCCTAGGCTATCACTGGGTGTCAGAGGAGGAATAA
- a CDS encoding transcriptional regulator, which produces MKNKFAEQLSLALDRHKESTQQQVADGTHISPGQLSRLKNGSRNTDPQIRKSLANKINDFWLKYSGARENFGVLSFQNDHRLQGDMFSALMKQREEQSQREKLETEFEEAIAVKPRDRTPAQQLVIERYPREYAEEISAEITDLAKKAEYAGIPMDKLQEVIDKVNQENG; this is translated from the coding sequence ATGAAGAACAAGTTTGCAGAGCAATTGTCATTAGCATTGGACAGGCATAAAGAATCAACACAGCAGCAAGTTGCCGATGGGACGCATATTTCTCCCGGGCAGTTGTCACGATTGAAAAACGGGTCAAGGAACACTGATCCACAAATTCGGAAGTCGTTAGCAAATAAAATTAACGATTTTTGGCTTAAATATTCTGGTGCGCGAGAAAATTTTGGAGTGCTTTCATTCCAAAATGATCATCGGTTACAAGGCGACATGTTTTCAGCCCTGATGAAGCAGAGAGAGGAGCAAAGTCAGCGAGAGAAGCTTGAGACGGAGTTCGAAGAAGCTATTGCAGTCAAGCCGAGAGACCGAACACCAGCACAGCAATTAGTTATTGAGCGCTACCCACGTGAATACGCGGAAGAGATTAGCGCCGAGATAACTGATTTAGCTAAGAAAGCTGAGTATGCCGGTATTCCAATGGATAAATTGCAGGAAGTAATCGATAAAGTCAATCAAGAAAATGGCTAG
- a CDS encoding PD-(D/E)XK nuclease-like domain-containing protein, which yields MMLDQKLTPNNYYENWTDRAYMSPTVFKRFLACEAEALAELQGKWEPVMNSTALVVGNWLHSYFESEKAHAKFVDEHPEAISSRGPSKGQLKKDFKIAESMIEALSDDHDFNLLYQGDKEVIVTGKIDGYPWKGKIDCLNLKQGYFVDLKTTADIYKSYWNPETREKEPFVYAYNYPLQMAVYQELIKQQFGVMCKPYIVAVSKQDPPDKQAIDLPEYRLTNAMNQVLESQQHIQDVIKGEADPIQCGHCAYCRSTKKLDSVVSADDLLID from the coding sequence ATGATGTTGGATCAGAAGCTGACGCCGAATAACTATTATGAGAACTGGACTGACCGGGCCTACATGTCGCCAACGGTGTTTAAACGGTTTCTAGCATGTGAAGCAGAAGCGTTAGCCGAGTTGCAGGGTAAATGGGAGCCAGTTATGAACTCAACGGCGCTAGTCGTTGGAAATTGGCTTCACAGCTACTTCGAAAGCGAGAAAGCTCATGCCAAGTTTGTTGATGAACATCCAGAGGCAATTTCAAGCCGGGGTCCCAGCAAAGGCCAGCTCAAAAAGGACTTCAAAATTGCTGAATCCATGATTGAAGCCTTATCTGACGACCATGATTTTAATCTTCTTTATCAAGGCGATAAGGAAGTGATTGTAACTGGTAAAATCGATGGTTATCCCTGGAAGGGAAAGATTGATTGCCTCAATTTGAAACAAGGTTACTTCGTGGATCTAAAGACGACCGCTGACATATACAAGTCGTATTGGAATCCAGAAACTCGTGAGAAAGAACCGTTTGTATATGCGTATAACTACCCACTTCAGATGGCAGTCTATCAAGAGTTGATTAAGCAGCAATTCGGTGTGATGTGTAAACCGTACATCGTGGCAGTAAGCAAACAGGATCCACCAGACAAGCAGGCTATTGATTTACCGGAGTACCGACTTACTAATGCTATGAACCAGGTATTGGAATCTCAACAGCATATTCAAGATGTCATTAAAGGTGAAGCGGACCCTATCCAATGCGGGCATTGCGCTTATTGTCGTAGCACTAAGAAGTTAGATAGTGTCGTTAGTGCAGACGACTTACTCATAGATTGA
- a CDS encoding tyrosine-type recombinase/integrase — MSVTKLASGRWQARVSYKDKQGKYRIASQSFKRKGEASEWETKTKSALIDGADLSRSTESFKDYLFDWIKIYKTDGVSRHTHEIYLGNYNHVAKYFNDKPLTAITRADYQKFLNEFGKTRGIATAKKLHQQIHSAVRDAVADGILQRDFAYKAHVTGRPPKPVEDKFLSLKEYNKLRKYLIKTADYSHMTMLMLLFQLETGARFEEAAGMTWNNLDLVRGIVHIKQQWVERRRDFGPTKGNGKADGDVSIPSGYCDYLLDYKHAQSDWLKMHRIKNPKNLVFWSKLGKIEGNGTANEELARICRRLGIKVVTTHAMRHTHASVLIMNHESLPYVQQRLRHQKLETTVNTYVHLIEEENGESNKKALELLNKDF, encoded by the coding sequence ATGTCAGTAACGAAGTTAGCGAGCGGACGCTGGCAAGCACGAGTCAGCTATAAAGACAAACAAGGCAAATACCGCATTGCAAGCCAGTCATTCAAGCGAAAAGGCGAAGCTTCTGAATGGGAAACAAAGACAAAAAGCGCACTCATTGATGGCGCCGATTTGTCACGGAGCACCGAATCATTCAAAGATTATCTTTTTGACTGGATCAAAATTTATAAAACAGATGGTGTCAGTCGGCATACACACGAGATTTATTTAGGAAATTATAACCATGTTGCAAAGTACTTCAATGACAAGCCTTTAACAGCCATCACGCGAGCAGACTATCAGAAGTTTTTGAACGAATTTGGAAAAACACGCGGCATTGCTACTGCTAAAAAACTTCACCAGCAAATTCACTCAGCTGTCAGAGACGCAGTAGCCGATGGCATCCTTCAACGTGATTTTGCCTATAAAGCGCATGTTACTGGGCGCCCTCCGAAGCCAGTAGAAGATAAGTTTCTAAGCTTGAAGGAATACAACAAGCTGCGTAAATATTTGATTAAAACGGCCGACTATAGCCACATGACAATGCTAATGCTTCTTTTTCAGCTTGAAACTGGTGCCCGCTTTGAAGAAGCCGCTGGCATGACTTGGAATAACCTTGATCTTGTTCGTGGTATTGTCCATATTAAACAACAGTGGGTAGAGCGCCGACGTGATTTTGGACCAACAAAAGGCAACGGTAAAGCCGATGGGGACGTCTCTATCCCTAGCGGCTACTGTGACTATTTGCTAGACTACAAGCATGCACAAAGTGATTGGCTTAAGATGCACAGAATCAAAAACCCTAAAAATCTTGTGTTTTGGTCGAAACTTGGTAAAATTGAAGGCAATGGGACAGCGAACGAGGAATTGGCACGTATTTGCAGGCGTCTTGGGATAAAAGTTGTTACTACACACGCAATGCGACATACTCATGCTTCCGTGCTCATTATGAACCACGAATCACTTCCTTATGTTCAACAGCGCTTGCGACATCAAAAATTGGAAACAACAGTTAACACTTACGTCCATCTTATTGAGGAAGAAAATGGTGAATCAAATAAAAAAGCACTTGAATTGCTCAATAAGGATTTTTAA
- a CDS encoding recombinase RecT: MSNELVTMVNNNIEDMKNNEGLSLPPDYSVGNALNSAYLILSDTSKGQPLLDKCDQGSVIKALMNMAIQGLSPAKNQCYFIPYGNQLVMQRSYFGSISVVKRLSNVKDIQAQVVHKDDTFKIGGKDGVLVVKEFEPSFENLDKPIIGAFAWIEDINGNRTYTVMTKKDIDTSWSHAKTKKVQNEFPEEMAKRTVINRAAKFYINSSSDNDLFVQAVNDTTSSEYENDNPKDVTPAKRSLVADVAENKAEKVESVEPAKEPVRTAVKEASSNDQESVKDEVDQQNLFDNLNDVGSEADAE; this comes from the coding sequence ATGAGTAATGAGTTAGTTACGATGGTTAATAACAATATTGAGGATATGAAGAATAATGAAGGCTTGTCATTACCACCTGACTATTCAGTAGGAAATGCATTAAACAGTGCTTACTTGATTTTGAGTGATACGTCTAAGGGCCAACCATTACTTGATAAGTGTGACCAAGGATCAGTTATCAAGGCATTGATGAACATGGCAATTCAAGGATTGAGCCCAGCTAAAAACCAATGCTATTTCATTCCTTATGGCAACCAGTTAGTCATGCAGCGTTCCTATTTTGGCTCAATTAGCGTTGTAAAGCGTCTTTCAAACGTTAAGGATATTCAGGCACAGGTCGTCCACAAAGACGACACGTTCAAGATTGGTGGTAAAGATGGAGTGTTGGTGGTTAAAGAGTTCGAGCCCAGCTTTGAGAACCTAGATAAGCCAATTATCGGGGCCTTTGCATGGATCGAAGACATCAACGGGAACCGGACATACACGGTTATGACTAAAAAAGACATCGACACCAGTTGGAGCCACGCTAAGACGAAGAAGGTCCAAAACGAGTTCCCAGAAGAGATGGCTAAACGGACTGTAATTAATCGAGCTGCAAAGTTCTACATTAACAGTTCAAGCGACAACGATTTGTTCGTGCAAGCAGTTAACGACACGACGAGTTCCGAGTACGAAAATGATAATCCGAAGGACGTAACACCGGCTAAAAGGTCATTGGTGGCTGACGTAGCAGAGAATAAAGCCGAGAAGGTAGAATCTGTCGAACCAGCTAAAGAACCCGTTAGAACGGCTGTAAAGGAGGCATCAAGCAATGATCAAGAATCTGTCAAAGACGAAGTCGACCAGCAAAATCTCTTCGACAACCTCAATGATGTTGGATCAGAAGCTGACGCCGAATAA
- a CDS encoding ImmA/IrrE family metallo-endopeptidase, whose amino-acid sequence MERWIEEDIDHLTNKFGIQSAFDLARDLGINVQFNNLGSNIYGYNNNSHRIPMIVINNTIDERTQDGVCYHEIFHIRHHKGFNTQFFAVNTTSFLSDDNETEANKFMLTMLKEEYGWSKQEDVLDFLDFFKLPHELASLL is encoded by the coding sequence ATGGAACGGTGGATTGAAGAAGATATTGACCACTTAACCAACAAGTTTGGGATTCAAAGTGCTTTTGATTTGGCGCGCGACTTGGGCATTAACGTGCAATTCAATAACCTTGGTAGCAATATTTACGGCTACAATAATAACTCGCATCGAATCCCAATGATTGTCATTAACAACACAATTGATGAACGAACTCAAGATGGTGTCTGCTATCACGAAATTTTTCATATACGTCATCACAAGGGATTTAATACACAGTTTTTTGCGGTAAATACGACAAGCTTTCTATCCGATGACAACGAAACAGAGGCCAATAAGTTTATGCTGACCATGTTGAAAGAGGAATATGGTTGGAGCAAACAAGAAGATGTTTTAGACTTCTTAGATTTTTTCAAGTTACCACACGAACTGGCTTCGCTATTATAA
- a CDS encoding helix-turn-helix domain-containing protein, which yields MSSTENLRNEVLNFGPKIKEIRNKKHFTVRQAALQAGISSSFWSQVENKKREIPKTKTLQKMATGLRITDDEIFKLAGITKDQNSLPTKESHYYDLTEKDERNIDKELEDMMNGLDSKHSLSFFQNGQELSDQDKELLKASMRQTLELSKQLAKRKFTPKKYRNGEE from the coding sequence ATGAGTTCAACGGAAAATTTACGTAACGAAGTGTTAAACTTCGGTCCAAAAATTAAAGAAATTAGAAATAAAAAGCATTTCACAGTTAGACAAGCTGCACTACAAGCGGGAATATCCTCATCTTTTTGGTCACAAGTAGAAAATAAGAAACGTGAGATTCCTAAAACAAAAACTCTTCAAAAAATGGCAACAGGTCTAAGAATTACTGACGACGAAATTTTTAAACTGGCCGGTATTACCAAAGATCAGAATAGTTTGCCTACAAAAGAATCCCATTACTATGATCTAACTGAAAAAGATGAAAGAAATATTGATAAAGAACTTGAAGATATGATGAATGGGCTCGATTCTAAACATTCATTATCATTTTTCCAAAATGGACAAGAGCTATCTGATCAGGACAAAGAACTGCTCAAAGCGTCCATGCGTCAAACATTAGAATTATCCAAACAATTAGCAAAAAGGAAGTTCACTCCCAAAAAGTACCGTAATGGAGAGGAATAA
- a CDS encoding DUF771 domain-containing protein, with product MSDTILILYEAPKGFQFISEEEYERFQAWKQAQRGIRTWKLKDLAKYKYGTKSTERASRYLIKHRHDLDVEQGGFIDYVNTHNGWQIPAAEMMDYLLSHPD from the coding sequence ATGTCAGATACGATATTGATTTTGTATGAGGCTCCAAAGGGTTTCCAATTCATTAGCGAAGAAGAATACGAGAGGTTCCAAGCCTGGAAGCAAGCACAACGTGGTATTCGTACTTGGAAGCTTAAAGATTTGGCCAAGTATAAATACGGAACCAAGTCAACCGAACGAGCTTCGCGATACTTAATCAAGCATCGCCATGATTTGGATGTTGAACAGGGTGGCTTCATTGATTATGTGAATACCCATAACGGCTGGCAGATTCCAGCAGCTGAGATGATGGATTATCTATTAAGCCATCCCGACTAA
- a CDS encoding helix-turn-helix domain-containing protein: MAVVLPVKNPDEIRELISLKGETVRSFSRKNGISYGYLSQILNGRKPSPKVAKKISDGVEKPIDSLFLFSKVAKSDTKSKEAAK; the protein is encoded by the coding sequence ATGGCAGTAGTTCTTCCTGTAAAAAACCCTGATGAAATTAGAGAACTAATTAGCTTGAAAGGCGAGACGGTTCGGTCTTTTTCTCGTAAGAACGGCATTTCTTATGGGTATTTATCTCAAATATTAAATGGAAGAAAACCATCTCCGAAAGTTGCTAAGAAAATATCAGATGGGGTCGAGAAACCAATTGATTCACTTTTTTTGTTTTCTAAAGTTGCAAAAAGTGACACAAAATCAAAGGAGGCGGCAAAATGA
- a CDS encoding toxin Cry1Ac domain D-VI-related protein: MRRVLVLGVAMLSLFLVGCSNNSKSNNHTKDTARAEMDVEAIFENKQHKDLIDNTQRSDIDTVKEEVDKLPTSTHKRTLIKEINHAYTLLPRLKKHEKSESISESVKAVQASKKAASIKEAKKEYSRNSSNPDAYNGSTPDEDSTSSSSTTSYDTTGISDIAIEDTIKQHVSDVKVKEVSGEYHKPVTTGIDINVKDSSDYYDEGAYKKDAYHILLAIKDDYGFSDFKNITITFYMDGDALVKSSFEQSALKQINHKDSNYYNIDSVATEWNTDNLNAKYNQ; the protein is encoded by the coding sequence TTGAGAAGAGTACTAGTTTTAGGGGTTGCAATGCTATCCTTGTTTTTAGTCGGATGTTCCAATAATAGTAAAAGCAACAATCATACTAAAGATACAGCTCGTGCAGAAATGGATGTTGAAGCAATTTTTGAAAACAAGCAACATAAAGATTTAATTGATAATACCCAACGATCAGACATTGATACGGTCAAAGAGGAAGTTGATAAGCTGCCGACGTCAACGCATAAGAGAACACTCATTAAAGAAATTAATCATGCCTATACCCTGCTGCCACGACTTAAAAAACATGAAAAATCAGAAAGTATTTCTGAATCTGTCAAAGCAGTTCAAGCATCGAAAAAAGCAGCTTCGATTAAAGAGGCAAAAAAAGAATATTCACGCAATTCGTCTAATCCTGACGCGTATAACGGATCTACCCCTGACGAAGATTCTACATCATCTTCGTCGACAACAAGTTATGATACTACTGGGATATCCGACATCGCAATCGAAGATACCATCAAACAGCATGTTTCTGATGTAAAGGTAAAAGAAGTCAGCGGTGAATACCATAAACCGGTAACTACCGGCATCGATATAAATGTCAAAGACAGCTCTGATTACTATGATGAAGGTGCTTATAAAAAAGACGCCTACCATATTCTGCTAGCAATTAAGGATGACTACGGGTTCTCCGATTTCAAAAACATTACTATCACCTTTTACATGGATGGCGATGCACTGGTAAAAAGTTCCTTTGAACAATCTGCACTCAAACAAATCAACCATAAGGATAGTAACTACTACAATATTGATTCAGTCGCTACCGAATGGAACACAGATAATCTGAATGCTAAGTATAATCAGTAA
- a CDS encoding ParA family protein, whose product MSEPEEATHNAKVISFINMKGGVGKTTLCVGLGEYLAKFKNKRILFVDMDPQFNTTQSIMDLFDLTDKYMNDFRTSRSIRQIFKDTQTISEIPTLPTLADLAIDLHSNAQEPNMSIICGSIDLIKDDDSRKSKFKRLHKFLKTKDVIDNFDYVFIDCPPTISFYTDSALFASDYYIVPTKIDRYSTLGVSLLYNVIKQLEFDEDTTLKSLGIIYTNVPNETTQKSDKIRDIFEEADFVSELGLFKNVTHQVPDLMFGKQGNISSHYKKSRDDMKLIATEFLTKFGDE is encoded by the coding sequence ATGAGTGAACCAGAAGAAGCCACACATAATGCTAAAGTGATTTCGTTTATTAATATGAAAGGTGGAGTTGGAAAAACAACCCTATGTGTTGGGTTAGGCGAATACTTGGCTAAGTTTAAAAACAAACGAATATTATTTGTAGATATGGATCCTCAATTCAATACAACTCAATCTATTATGGACTTATTTGACTTAACAGACAAATACATGAACGATTTCAGAACGAGCAGAAGCATTCGTCAGATATTTAAAGATACACAAACAATTTCAGAAATTCCTACGCTTCCTACTTTAGCCGATCTTGCTATTGATCTACATTCTAATGCTCAAGAACCTAATATGAGCATTATATGTGGCTCTATAGACTTAATAAAAGATGATGACAGCAGGAAGTCAAAATTTAAGCGTCTGCATAAATTTTTAAAAACTAAAGATGTTATTGATAATTTTGACTACGTATTTATCGATTGCCCGCCTACAATTTCTTTTTATACCGATTCTGCACTATTTGCATCCGACTACTATATAGTACCAACAAAAATAGATCGTTATTCTACATTAGGTGTCAGTTTACTATATAATGTTATTAAACAACTTGAGTTTGATGAAGATACAACGTTAAAAAGCCTAGGAATTATTTATACAAATGTTCCAAACGAGACAACTCAAAAGTCTGATAAAATACGTGATATTTTTGAAGAAGCTGATTTTGTAAGCGAATTAGGGTTATTTAAAAATGTTACACATCAAGTTCCTGATTTAATGTTTGGCAAACAGGGCAATATATCATCTCACTATAAAAAGTCTAGAGATGACATGAAATTAATAGCAACAGAATTTTTAACTAAATTTGGAGATGAATAA